TGTTCTACCCCAAGTACAACAGTTGGGGCCCCCTCAGACAAACATCTCTCAGAGTTCTGTTTCCTTGCCACCCTTCCCTGGTAGGGAGTGTTCGATGGACCAAGAAGGTGGCACTGATCCACAAAGCCATCTTCTATTTGGTGTCAATATAGAGCCTTCATCTCTTCTACTGCAGAATGGAATGTCGAGTCTTAGGGGTGTTGGTAGTGATAGTGATTCCACAAATGTGCccttctcttcttcaaattacATGGGCAATGCAGGCACTGATTTCTCACTTAATCCAGCAATGACACCGTCAAGTTGTATTGATGAATCAGGTTTCCTGCAGTCCCCGGAAAATGTGGGCCAAGTAAACCCACCAACTAGAACCTTTGTTAAGGTTAGTTGCCTTTTGGCATTTAAATTGCTGTTCATCACTCGATGGGCACTAGGAAATTCTCAATAGTTTGATATTTCAGGTTATGTTTGTAAATTATCTCTAGACTCAATTTCTTTTCATGTTACCTGATGCTGATACTGTAATTTTTGACAGGTTTACAAGTCAGGGTCCTTCGGTAGGTCACTAGACATTACCAAATTCAGCAGTTACAATGAATTGCGGAGTGAGCTTGCTCATATGTTTGGCCTTGAAGGCCAGCTGGAGGACCCCCTGAGATCAGGCTGGCAGCTTGTATTTGTTGACCGTGAGAATGATGTTCTGCTCCTTGGTGATGACCCCTGGCCGTAAGTTTCCAGCTCTTTCTGGCAATTTTCTTTAGGACTTATTGATTATTATTTTTCTGAAAACGTGGTGGGATTTTGTCCCAACTTATACCAGGTATGttgtcataaaaaatattttcaaaataaatagatCTCTATGTGCAATGATTATGAGATTAATATCTCTGGAAACTAGATTTTTTTCTTCATGTTGGGAATGCCATctgtttttaattttcttttttgccATTCTCTATCACTGCTGATATGTTCCGTTCTTCATAAACCAGGGAATTTGTAAACAGTGTGTGGTGCATCAAAATACTCTCACCACAAGAAGTGCAGCAAATGGGCAAACGTGGCCTAGAGCTTCTGAACTCAGTCCCAATTCAGAGGCTTTCCAATGGCAGTTGTGATGATTATGCAAGCCGGCAGGACTCAAGAAATTTGAGCACCGGTATAACTTCTGTGGGGTCTTTGGACTACTGAGAAATTTAACCAGTTAAGACACCATTTTCTCTTTTGTAATATTAGTTTCTCTTTGGATCCTTCCAGAGGTGGGAGGTACTGCCTAATCCGGGCTtaaaagtttatatatataagttattactGTAATTAGAAGATGCTGTTCCTTGTTACTATGCTATTGAATACATACAATCCATAATTAGTAGGAGACAATTTGTGGACTTAGCTGtttatttttgttaaattttcaGTCAATTTTTGATGAGAAAAAGTTGATTGTAGAACGAAAATGATGTTCCTGTGTCATAATTTGACTTTTTTGGTCGATGTGACTAGAACTTATGGAATTAGATGACTAATACAAGTTGTAGGTTCCAATTGCCATGTGATGGGTCTATAATAGGTAGGTGTCAAAAACAGCATTAATGGGAAAATGGCATCACTTGTTAGGTTCTTGGCTTTTGGCGGGAACGTAAGCTTCACACTTTTTGCTTTTGTTTTGACCAACGGATGCTTTTATCCACCATTCCCTCTATATCCATTTTGGTTAGAGGTAGAACAGAATGCTTATAGGTTCTCTATGTATTACGTATTAGGTGGGTGGTGTTTGGTTTTTCATCTAATAGCTTTTACTAATTTTTGGCGCATCGCCTAAGTTGCATCATTTACTGTGATATACATGGCTAAGTCTACTTGTAGAAGTCAAGTGCGATAGTATTTTTACTTGGAAGACATATAGTGTTGCTCAAACTATTgagaaattaaactcatgagtcatactatgaagttgtgtgaAAGAGTTGTAGAGCATCGATTACGatacttctctctctctcaatcaatttggttttatgcccggtcattcaactatggaagcgatttttCTTATGAGaaacttgatggagaaatatagagatgtgataaaagatctacacatggttatttttaataataagggagacatacaagctcactatgaagttgtgggagagagttgtggaacatcgactacgtcatgatacttctatttttctcaatcaatttggtttcatgtccGATCGtttaactatggaagcgatctttcttattagaagcttaatggagaaatatagagatgtaaagaaagatctacacatggtttttattgatttggagaaggtttATGATagcgttccaagagatgtcttataaatgtgttagaataaaagagggtacctattaggtacatacaagtattgaaagatatgtatgaagaagtaactactattgtgcgcacagtgggaggggacacaagagattttccgatcccAATTGAATTAGATCAGTCATAAGCTCTTacttttttatattagttttagatgaattgacgaaacatatacaagagagtattccttagtgcatattgtttgcggatgatattattctgatagatgagacacgagaaggagtcaaatagaaagctagagctttggagaagtactctaaagtcaaagggttttaagttaagtagaatgaagatagaatacatgcattgcaagttcagtgaaggccaaattgatgatagggaaagagttagtttgaattgaatggtactgtcccaaaataatcactttaaatatctaggttcagtccttcaagtagtgGGGGATGTGAGaaagatgttagtcataggattaaagccggatagttgaagtggagacgtgccacgggagttttatgtgatcgtaaaattttcaataagtggaaaggaaaattttaccgtacaactatacgatcggctatgttatatgttagtgagtgttgggcactgaaagagtcgtatgcgtctaagataagagttgcggatatgagaatgttaaggtggatgaatagtcatactagactagataaagtctataatgagagtattagagaaaagttaggagtagtgtcaattgaagataagtgagagaagggagattgagattgTTTGGTtagattagaggatagaaagaaaaaaaagggatagacctaaattgacttggagaaaAGTAGTTctacatgacctagaagtattacacatttctgagtatTTAAgcaaaaatcatttagagtggagaaagcgaatccatatagtcgactccaaatttttaagataaaggtttagttgagttgagtacctTATAAACATCTTCAATTATTCAGGTTGTCCAAATGTGCTCCGAGCCTTTAACAGTGGGACATGTATGAAAGTGTTGGTTGATGGAAGACGTGAATCACGTGCACCccttttttcatcaatatttctaCATTTGCTGGACGATATTGAACTGGTAAGAATTCGCTTTTTTCAAGTTGAGCTGTCGTTTTTAGTTTGTGGGACTTGGTGGTGTCATTGAAAGGCTATTGTTTAGAGATGCATGTGGTGGGTTAGTGAGTGTGGATAGGGACTTTTTTTGAAGGGTGGAATGATGACAAGGCAAAGCACTATAGAGTATCAACAATAATGCTTACCGATACAACCCCTTCAAAAGGACATTCACCTTTGCGTGGGGAAAGAGGTAGGAATGCCCCTTTTTCCCTTGGCTGCCTTTGTATTTTAGTGAACTTATTTTTCCTAAATGCATGGCTTGTACCATTTCTTTAACATTTataaacttgaaaaaaaaaagggtaacaaTTTTACGCTGTCAGCGTGCGCGTTCACatgtgtcttttttttttttagaagacATTTTCAGAAGACAATCCCACATGTTTACTGAGACAGACACTTCCATGCGATACATTTTCGATACCAAAAAATGGATGTGCCCGGTCCATATTTGACTTGTTATCTAATTGCTTGTTTGATCAATTTAAACACGCAATTTTTATTGAATTGCATTGAATTCTATAAACTAGtcataactaaaattaatttctattaaaattaatgaaatttgaaatgaatttcataaaatttatgtaaataatattttttgaattaaaatatcctgattaaaaaaattttctcccaATTAATCTTTTATTGGCTGAAAAAGAATGTGGAACTacaaattagtttttttttttttatctatttattattaatatgtttggacaattatataatatattttataattcttttagcttttaatatttaaatttattataaacatAATAATGAtgctatttatattattatataaatctCTTATATTATAATACgtgaatttaatttatatttattgcaatattattggtTTATAtgcttattaattattataaatttattaaatatatttttttagaaaaaaagatataagtttttttttaattctataaaaatattataatttttttaattttatttttgagggTATTTTAGGAATTGAGGAAAATTAAATTTTAGTTCTGAAATTATACTAAACATTAATCATatggaatttaattaaattctgcATTTTAAATTATGTCATGCTAAATAATGGAAATCATTTGAAATGAATTCtaactaaaatttattttaactatatttcaaaatttgtgGCAGAGTTGAATAAacaaatggattttttttttcttttttgaagaCACGaaaagcagaaatttaaatttttaataatgtgATAGAAATTTTTCATAAGGAAAATATGATtttaaactcataattatttACTAAATCAGATAAGTAGACAATTTAAATCTTTATGTGGACAATTGAACAAATTAAGGTTGAAAAGTTTGTTGTTTAGGGCATGCATGATATGCAAGGAATACCTTCTTCTGCATTGCCAAGCCCTCTCATAATACTCAGGCTTTGGAGCTTCACATAGGTTTGAGCCCAATCTCTCAATGTTGGGTCATGAAAGTGGAGGAGTCATTCATGGCAGTCATATTGTTTTATATTGTAGTGCACCACATCATCCAAAATGCAAGTATTCAGATCTTGAACCTGGCATTATGAGGGCCATTGGAAAGCTTTTATTAAGCTCAGTTTTCTTTACCTGTTCAACTGGCTGAGAGTTTCAGTTTTCTTTACCTGTTCAACTGGCTGAGAGCTGCCTCATATCTAGCTACTATAGCCAGAAAGTTCCAGGCGCTCGAGTATTCGTCCTTAGTGTTtgtataaagttttttttttttttataagtgttTGAATGAAGTTAAATCTTACAGAAAAAGCAGAGAAATTTTACTTTCTAACTTGCAAACTAAGGTCACTCCATTAGATACAAGATTGAGCAAAATATAGTGGAAGTGGACAGCACTCAATGAACtataaaacaaaaacaaaatacaAGAGATGCCACTTTGGCTCAATGAGTTGTATGAGCAAATTCTTTCTACTTGAATATTTGATGTTTTCAGTTTTATGACAACCAACCACAGCACATGTAACGGGATGGCGGCATTCGTCCTGTCTGACGAATATACTCTGCTTGAGCTGCAGTTCTTTCCGCATCTCTATTCTTCCTGGCTTCTGCTGCTGTGCGTTTTTCTTCTGATTTTTGCCTTACCATAGAAATCTTCTTTACCATCTTTGCTTGAGCTTGGGCTCGCATTTGTTCAACTTGTGCCTGATCATATGTGAATTTCAATTACAAGGTAAAATTTTCGCATACCACATAGCAATCTCAGCAGTCATTTGAATTGCAGGATTCACAAAATTTTACAAAGTGCCAAAATCATTCCAGAGTTTATAACAGTGCAAGCTTTGATTACCCTGTAAATCATTTGTGATGATTGATGCCTAGATTTCATCTAAGCTAGTAATGGAGTTACTAGAAATTTTAGGCCTTATCAAATTTCTCTCTTGCAATTTTCAAATGATCTACACAACTGCTTATTCCATTAAACAACAATGCGGACAAACTACAGATCATGTTACAGATATTTCTACTACATCTGCATAATCAAAAGGGCATTTAAATACCTCTATTCTCCGCATCTCGGCCTCTAGTTTTGCCTTCTGCTGACTTTCCCATGCTTGAATTTTAATCTCTTCACCTTTATATCTGAAAGGTTCAAGCATGCTTTGTCAGATGaaaaacataaaaaatattatcTTGTAGCAAAAATTACTTGAACTGCTTTATATGTTCATCACAATACTGCTTTAAATTTAGTTCACAAGTGCCAAGGTCGTGGAAGAAACCTTGCTGTGTGTTTAGATTTTTCAGCTTCTTCCCATGCAGATGCACGTTTTTCATATTCAATCCGCTCAAGCTCATCCACATGAGCACTCTCAACTGCAGATGTATTCTTTTCCTGTTCTTCTTTACTTGCCCATGCAGCAATATTCATCTTGCCTAGCTGGACACCTAGGGCCACAATCTCCTTTCTTGTCCTCAGTTTCATTTCTTGCTCGGTCAACTCTTTTCTGCCGTTTTCAGGAATGTTTTGTGTATCATCATCAGTACCATGCTCCATAGGTGTTGGCGCTGGTGCCCCTCTCCGGGGAGTAGATGGGATTGAAGAAGTTGGGCTGCGGAGAGGAGTTGTTGCCCCCACAGGTGTAGCAGTCCTTGAAGGCTCTTGACTTGTAACAGGGGTCATTTCTGTTCCCATGTCTCTCATGCAGACTGATCTTAAAACAGGAAGAACTGCAAAGTCATACCATCATATTATCGAGTGCAAAAAAGATAATCAAAAGGGATTATGACACAGGGTGGGCTTCTTAGACTAATTCTACTATTCCCCTGAATTACCCTACTATACTTTTGCAAGCCCATAAATTAGAAGTTTCAGTTATTAAGATGATCATCATCCATCATCAAACCACAATATCTATTTTGAAGACCAGACAGACCATAAATGGTTCATTCACAGCTGCACAACAGCCAAACAATTAGGATTGCAAGTACCCAAATAAACAATGTTGTGTTAGCATTCATTTTACAGTGGCATTTCTACAAACATGGAGAGTTGGGAACAATGAGTGGGGGAGAAAATAATCAAGCATAGGAACAATAAACTGTAATGTCCCGATTATTTTGATAAAGGGGATCAAATGGGAAAAAAAACGTAAACTACCAGTATGCATCAGAGAAAATTTGATGTTTTCATACAGTGTTCTCAGAGCAGAAATGCATACTCCCACAAGAACGCATAATTAGAAAAGAACTTTGATATCATTTTCTGTTAACACAACAATTGTTAGTGCATTAAATCATTTGTACAACAAAGCAGTAAGCTTTGTGGTTCTCAATGTAAACTCCTATtagaaaaaaacaaaaaacataAATATTACTCAGAGCACAGtataaatgcaaacttacctGTTCCATCTTCTGCCAAACTTTTTGCACTACATGGTTCTCTTTGATCCACTTCCTGAAAGTCCTTGCTTTGAGTACACTGATCAATTAGCAGATTCCCCCCATATGCTTGACCAGAAACTGAAGGAGCGCCAGTGGGAATAAAAGAAAACTTCTCAAATGCCATTTGTGAAGGATGCTGACAGATATCTATGCGCTTAGTGTCTACTACCCTGCTAATAGAAGACTTAAGATCATGATTTGCTGATTCTGGAGCAACTCTCACTGTATTAGTCCCAAGCATCCGATTAGCTTGGTTGTGTAAACCATTTTTCTTCAAATTAGGTTGTACATTTTGCCTATTCATTATCCATTTCTCTGCATCATTCCACTTAGATGGCATAGGCCTTGAAAATGATCTTGTAAATTGATTATGTACTGATCTTTCCTTATGGAACTCAAAACTAGATGAACTAGCATTACTATCATAATCAAGATTCTCATCTTCAAGTGATCTCATTGGGTGAACCGCACTTGAATTACCACTTTCACCCTTTGAAAATTGCTGCATTTTAGCACGACCCATGTTGCCATTTTCCTTTGGCAACGTATCCTTTTGCTGGCAAGATGTCTGATCAACTTGGCTGGGGTTAACCACTGCGTCTCCCAGAACAGTCACAGATGAAACTTCTAAGCTGGAAGCTGCAACTGGAGACCATAGTTCAATATAAATACTCAAAGTTCATGCGCAAAATGTATCATTTAGAGCAACACGAGTAAAAAACATACCCAAACGCTCAAAGAAGAGAAGCGATACTAAATTAATTTAGCACCTAACCGTTTTATGCAAAACAATACCCAAAAGAGGTGAAGAATAGTAAGACCAACCTTCCTCATCATTGGAGGCTAATAAGCTATTCTTGTCAAATTCAGTATCATCGAGCCTTGAAGGAGATGTTCTTGAAGAATTACTGTTTGATCCATCCTTCTTTCTATTATGGTGAGGTCCCATGAGCTTCATCCTCAGCTTACTTGGAGATATTATACCAGTCTACATttgtttagaaaaaaaaaaattcaacccaCAACTTTCCAGGAAAAACAGAGAGAAGCTTTCAGGCTTGTACAAGATCAATTGAACGCAGCCAACCCAACAAAAAACTAATTTTTTTGAAACATTTTTAGCCCTTATCAACACAACATTTTCTTTGAAAAATTTATGCAAGGAATTTCTCAAATTGACCCATTCAAGCATAAAGAAATAGCCGTGAAAATTATACCTTTCTATACGTTGACATtaaaaaatccaaaaaatctccaACTTCAAGTAATAGATCACAACTTTGGAATTAAAATtacattaaacaaaaaaaaaaaagaaaaagtacaACCCCAGATCATCACAGAATCAGATAACAATAACAATGAATTATTGGCTCACATTAAATCAATTGAGCCGCGAGggaaaaaagaaatgaaagaaaagaaacagAGCACCCATTACTTTGATAGTTgcaaaaacatcaagaacaaacaAAAACAGGGCAAGGGTCTTTGAATACCCTCTTAAAAACACAGTTCAAAAGACAAAAACGAAACTCTACCTGCACTTTGTGTATCCTCTCGTACTCCATTggatctctctctctttttctaaaCTGTTTGTGTCTCTAGAATGAAGTAGCAGAGGAAGCTACAGGCAtacgtctctctctctctctctctctgtttagAGGTGTTCTCGTAGCAGACAGGTAACAGGTGCGAAAACTGTGTCCACTGTGTGAATCAAAGATCCACACTTTAGTTCTCTGCTCTCTCCCTACCCCACCTCCGATTTCTCCACGTCACCACGTGGGCCCACTCTCAATATTCATACACGAGGCAGGCGAGATTAATGGTGGTCGGCGATTTCTAACTTGACCAGCCAAGGAATTGCCCTTTTTTTAAGTAAAAATTCCACTTTTTTCCCCCTGAAAATTTCTAAAAATCCAATTCAAATATAGACAAAatgcaaattaaataaataagagcAGGCTTTTGAACAGTGAGGCAATGATGGAAAAAGTGGAATTTCACCTTGCTCTGTATGGTAAGCCGTTCATCAAGTAAGTGAATGTTTCATTATCTTATCAATCACTGAAAAAATATTACTTAAAAAACCAAGTAATAATGGGAAGTTTTGTTTTCTTTGCTTTAATTATCACTGCAAAAACAATCCCTTTTTGTTATGGGCTTTTAGCATTTGACTGGCTGCTCTTTGCATCATTCTGCATTATTTGCGTTTTGACcgctttggattttctttttttttttttactgtaatTTAATGTGATCAGGTGATGTCAATAATCACTGTATTAAATTACTTCTTTCGTCTTAATATTTTAGTTTCACTTTCTATTTTCAATATATTATGTATCAGTCtcacttttaattttaataaattacccTTATAGTAAAAAGCTAACTGcacatttaatattattataatatttaatagtgAAGAATTTTCAAACCCACTtgtaataatttgattaattaaattattaatttattattattttatttcggtGAGATTTCGATCGATCTGACTATCGAATCGGTGATCTGAGACTACCGATGAATTCAGGATGATGAAACTTTTGAGATGGGACTAACTTTACTCCGATCAGATAtcatttgaaaaaggcgatcatcGAATAGTTCAAATTATTCAGTGAGATTTTTTGAGTTTTTCAATGTctgtaatttaaatataattatataataattattaataatttataagctTATTTTAGGTTCGATCAGATAGGTAATGACTCATCAGACTCAAGATCAAGTTTTCAGCCCAGTCTGGGTGTTTGGCAGGCTATCCTAGATAGGAGTTATATTTATAGTCATTTCTAACATTTTCAGACGTCCCGGATGCGTTTTAAGTAGCAGAATTTACAAAGGTAGTCTTGAACTCAAGTTGTATGGTTTTTAACCTTTGTTAAGCTAGCCgataaatctgtaaaatattcctAATTTAGTAAAATTGaatgaaataaatttaattaatacaatGACATTGTAAAGGacctctaaaattttttttttataatttttgaagtgctgaaaataattatttagactgTAAAGAAGTTAGGACCCAAACTAGAGTTTGGATGTTTAGACTTAGATTAAGTTTCTTGTAGGTCTCGGATGGACATTATAATTATTGCTGTAGGCCTGAAGCCCTGTGTGTTACTGTTGTTGCGTTTTCTTGCGAGGAAGTTATGTCCAGTTGTAGTAGAGATTCTATCGAAATTTTGCAATACCTTACAAATTATTATtgcttttttaattaaattaattagttaattctgTCATTAAATTTTATA
The Hevea brasiliensis isolate MT/VB/25A 57/8 chromosome 15, ASM3005281v1, whole genome shotgun sequence genome window above contains:
- the LOC110635579 gene encoding uncharacterized protein LOC110635579 isoform X1; this encodes MEYERIHKVQTGIISPSKLRMKLMGPHHNRKKDGSNSNSSRTSPSRLDDTEFDKNSLLASNDEEVAASSLEVSSVTVLGDAVVNPSQVDQTSCQQKDTLPKENGNMGRAKMQQFSKGESGNSSAVHPMRSLEDENLDYDSNASSSSFEFHKERSVHNQFTRSFSRPMPSKWNDAEKWIMNRQNVQPNLKKNGLHNQANRMLGTNTVRVAPESANHDLKSSISRVVDTKRIDICQHPSQMAFEKFSFIPTGAPSVSGQAYGGNLLIDQCTQSKDFQEVDQREPCSAKSLAEDGTVLPVLRSVCMRDMGTEMTPVTSQEPSRTATPVGATTPLRSPTSSIPSTPRRGAPAPTPMEHGTDDDTQNIPENGRKELTEQEMKLRTRKEIVALGVQLGKMNIAAWASKEEQEKNTSAVESAHVDELERIEYEKRASAWEEAEKSKHTARYKGEEIKIQAWESQQKAKLEAEMRRIEAQVEQMRAQAQAKMVKKISMVRQKSEEKRTAAEARKNRDAERTAAQAEYIRQTGRMPPSRYMCCGWLS
- the LOC110635579 gene encoding uncharacterized protein LOC110635579 isoform X2; the protein is MEYERIHKVQTGIISPSKLRMKLMGPHHNRKKDGSNSNSSRTSPSRLDDTEFDKNSLLASNDEEASSLEVSSVTVLGDAVVNPSQVDQTSCQQKDTLPKENGNMGRAKMQQFSKGESGNSSAVHPMRSLEDENLDYDSNASSSSFEFHKERSVHNQFTRSFSRPMPSKWNDAEKWIMNRQNVQPNLKKNGLHNQANRMLGTNTVRVAPESANHDLKSSISRVVDTKRIDICQHPSQMAFEKFSFIPTGAPSVSGQAYGGNLLIDQCTQSKDFQEVDQREPCSAKSLAEDGTVLPVLRSVCMRDMGTEMTPVTSQEPSRTATPVGATTPLRSPTSSIPSTPRRGAPAPTPMEHGTDDDTQNIPENGRKELTEQEMKLRTRKEIVALGVQLGKMNIAAWASKEEQEKNTSAVESAHVDELERIEYEKRASAWEEAEKSKHTARYKGEEIKIQAWESQQKAKLEAEMRRIEAQVEQMRAQAQAKMVKKISMVRQKSEEKRTAAEARKNRDAERTAAQAEYIRQTGRMPPSRYMCCGWLS